CGGCGCGGGTGGAAGAGATGTCGTGTCATGGGTCCTGCACCCCCGTCAGTCCTGCGGCACGTGCACCTGTTCGTCGTGCGTGTTCGCATCACGCAGTCCGATCAAAGGATCGACGATCATACGCTGCCCTACCCACTCTCGGCTGTGTCGAGGTCAGCGCAAACTATCCAGGCGGACAAGGGACTTCACACCCGACACGCGTAAATAGGGCATAAGCCGTATTAACGACGTCTGTGCAGCTCAAGCCTCTGCGGCCTCCGCGTACACCTGGGACAGCTGAGGCGCTCCGTTGACAGCCCAGTCGAGGCCCGCCTCCACCACGCTGATCTCCCTGCCGGAGGCGAGCTGCACCACGGGATGACCGCCCGGCCAGACGTGCCAGGCCGCTCCGGGGACCGAGCGGACGATCACGGTGCCGAGGTAGAGACCCGCGTCATTGCCCAGCCAGGGCAGCTCCTCCGGGTCGTCGCGCCAGCGCGGCGGAAGCTGGTCGAGCGCGGCCAACGAAGCGGGGCTGTCGTCCAGTTCGAGCCCGGCCTGCCCTGCTCGGACACGCAGCAGCTCACACTCCGAGAGCAACTCGGCGATGGCCGCCGCGCGCTCCGGGTCGTACTCAGCGGCAGGCTCGACGGTCACCTGCTCGGCGTCGTGCCGCTTGAGCCAATTGTCCAAGAAAGGGATTTCCATACCACTCAGCCTCGCACCCCTGCCGCCGGGCGCACCACAGGGCGCGCGTCAGCAAACGTCAGATGTCCAGATCGACAACGACCGGCGCATGATCCGACGCGCCCTTGCCCTTGCGCTCCTCACGGTCGACGTAACTGTCCTTGACCGCCGTGGCGAATGGATCATTGCCGTAGACCAGGTCGATACGCATGCCGCGGTTCTTGGGGAAGCACAGCTGGCGGTAGTCCCAGTACGTGAACGGGTGGTCGTACTTGAGGGGGCGCGGCACGAGGTCGGTCAAGCCCGCCTCCTGGAGCGCGGTGAGCGCCGCCCGCTCGGGCGGGGTGACATGCGTCTGCCCCTCGAAGAACTCACGGTCCCAGACGTCGTCGTCGGTCGGGGCGACGTTGAAATCTCCGAGGACCGCGAAGGGGCGGGTCGCCGCGGTGTCGGACGCGACCGCCGCCTTCAGGGCCTCGAACCACTGCAGCTTGTATGCGTAGTGCGCGTGCCCGGGCTCGCGGCCGTTGGGCACGTACACCGACATGACACGGACCGGGCCGCAGGTCGCGGCGACCGCCCGGGGCTCCTGCACACCCTCGTACTCGGGCCCGCCGGGCAGGCCCTTGACCACGTCGTCGAGGCCGACCCGGGACACCACCGCCACGCCGTTCCACCGGCCCGTGGCGTGGACCGCGGACTCGTAACCGAGCTCGCGCAGCTCGTCGGAGGGGAACTGCGCCTCGGTGGTCTTGGTCTCCTGCAGGCACAGGACGTCCGTGCCGCTGTTCTCCAGCCAGGCCAGCAGCCGCGGCAGTCGGGCGGTGATCGAGTTGACGTTCCACGTGGCGATGCGCATGCGAAGAGCCTAGCCGGGCGGTCTGACAGCCGGCCCTGCGGCTGTCACAGGTCGGTCGCCTCGCCCGGAGTGAGCCTGCCGTGGTCCGTGCCGCCGAGCTCGCCGATCTGCCGGTCGTAGATCGGCCGGGCG
This window of the Streptomyces sp. SLBN-118 genome carries:
- a CDS encoding DUF6278 family protein — encoded protein: MEIPFLDNWLKRHDAEQVTVEPAAEYDPERAAAIAELLSECELLRVRAGQAGLELDDSPASLAALDQLPPRWRDDPEELPWLGNDAGLYLGTVIVRSVPGAAWHVWPGGHPVVQLASGREISVVEAGLDWAVNGAPQLSQVYAEAAEA
- a CDS encoding exodeoxyribonuclease III, whose product is MRIATWNVNSITARLPRLLAWLENSGTDVLCLQETKTTEAQFPSDELRELGYESAVHATGRWNGVAVVSRVGLDDVVKGLPGGPEYEGVQEPRAVAATCGPVRVMSVYVPNGREPGHAHYAYKLQWFEALKAAVASDTAATRPFAVLGDFNVAPTDDDVWDREFFEGQTHVTPPERAALTALQEAGLTDLVPRPLKYDHPFTYWDYRQLCFPKNRGMRIDLVYGNDPFATAVKDSYVDREERKGKGASDHAPVVVDLDI